In Leptospira perdikensis, the genomic window CATACTTACGAATGATTTGGTTAAAGTTCCAATTTCATCATGTGTTGTGGCATGAAGTTCAATATGATAATTTCCCCTTCGAATTTCTTCGGAAGCATCTACTAATTTTAATATGGGTGTTGATAGGGATTTTGCAAAAATATAAACGACGATAAAAGAAAGTGCCAAAGATACGATGAGTATATAAACATTTCGTTTTTGAATATTATTTACTTCTTCAAAAATTTTAGCTTCTCTAACTTCGGATATCACTCCCACACCACCAAGCCCCAATTTTTTGAAAGATCCAAGATAGGAAACACCATCTTTGGATTCATAACGGAATTGACCATTGTCTACAGTGGATTTTTTCATACGTTCCACAATAGGCAGATCGTTTAAATTGATTCCCGATAAAACTACTTTAGCATCTGGATGGGCGAGTACACTTCCATCTTCGCTGACAAGGAAGGTTTCTACTGGTCCCGACGTTTGGAAGGCATCTAAGAGACTGTCGAGTTTGACTAAGGTAACAAGGATGGTATGTGTGTCTTTGGATTCCGAAAGAGGAAAACTAAGACAAAGGATGGGATGGCGAAAATGTGGACTTGCATTCCAAATAACAGTCGTTCCGCTAAAGGCTTTTTTTAGTTTGGGTTGAATGGTTCGGAGTAATCCTCGGACCTCCGTTTTTTGATAGTCGTATTTTTGTAGGAACTCATCATTCAAAGCTTCAAATTTTGGATTCAAACTGACATCATAAGCACCAATTAAAAGAAAATTTTGATCTTCTTCAAACAACTCTTTGGCGATAGCGTTTACCGAGCCTGGACTTCGTAAGATGGCAGATGCTGTAATGTGCACATCTTGTTTCATCGAATGTAAGTCCGACTTTACTTTTAAGGAAAGGATTTCATTGATTTTGATGTTGTTTTCTTTAACACGAACCTCACTATCCTTTCTAAAAAAATAAGAAGCAAGAAAGATGATTCCCGACATGGAGATAAGTAAAACGATCGAGGTAATGAGTAGGAGTTTGTAGCGAATTGGAAACTGCAATTCTCCAGAGGATAGGGTATCCTTGGAAAAGAGGGAACGGAGTTTTAGCAATATCGTTTTCATATGGTTGGTACTTTTACCAAGTTCACAGAAAACGGTGCTAGAAAAAAAGTAAAATTGAAAGGGTAAACTATTTTTTTACTAAGGGCATGTCAAATTAATGTTATATGTTTCACGGAAAGGATATTCAGGAATCGAAAATGTAGTCTCTCGTACTACAGTGTCTGGATAACCGTCCTGTTTCGTCAGGTCTCCTAAACAAACCGCCTTATAAGTGCCTGGATTTAAGTATTTTATTTTAGCACCTTGTTTTGCTGGTGTTGCAGCAAGTGGCAAAACGTTTATAAATTCAGTTTCTTGGTATCGAAAGATGCCATAATAATGTAACAAAGAATTGTTACCACCGGAGATCGTAAGGCTTGATGCAGTTTCAGGATAAATCACCCGAGCCCTTGTCAATATATTTCCACCGGCATCCCCTTCCCCTTTGTGGTCATAAAAAACATCACTGACACCGACATAAGTTACCGTTGTCGAGCGACTGGTTAGATAAGAATGTAACATCAAGTTTTCTTTTAAGTTAATTCGCACTTCCAGAATGTAGGGATCGAAACCATCTCGAATTTGCATATCCGATTGGGTAGGAAGTTGCGAATAAAGAGTGGGGAACATTTTTGGTACAATTGTACTTTTTGCCGAGGAAGTTGTTCCCGCAACATAGTTGTTACGTGGGACAATGTTGAGTCCGTTGACGATTGGCCTATTGTCAAAACGACCCGTAACAGGAAGCCCAGCATCGAGTGCATATCCAGTTACAAGTGAACGAAAGTAAATCGCTGCATAATAATACTGTCGACCAAGCCAAGGTTGTCCTGTGGAGAGCGCTGTTTCCCAACTTTCTGTTTGGGAAGAGGGGTCATTAGAAGGGAACTGAGCTCCGATTCCATTAAAGAAATCAGATGCTTTCATAATCCCATTACTTTCCGTACAGGTATTGTTATCAAAAGAATAAGTTACCGTACAAAATACTTGTCTGTTAGGTGCAATATAGTCCCAAAATTTATTGGAATCCACTGTATCACGAATCTGTGTTAGTTCGTTCAATCCTTTCACGTATTTACTGGAGATTCGCACCTCTCCTATATCGAGAAAAATCGGGATGTTTCCTACTTTGGGTTGGTTGACAAGAGTCATAGTTGGGTCAAGGCCTTCCCCTTGGGCATCTATGTATAAATCTCCCGTTCCGTTATTGAGTTCACTCCAATCGAGAGGATTATCAGTTGCATAGGTTCCTTTTAGGAGTAATAACATACGATTGTTGAAGAGGGTCGAAACGACGGGCAGTTTCGATTCTTCTCCTAAATCCAATTTGGTTTTACAATCGATGAAAAGGAAAACATTGAGAAATAAAATGAGGACGGGAAGTAAGTGGGATTTCATATTAAAACAACACTCCAACGGTTAGACCGAAATAGAAAAAATCCACGTTCTGCAAAGTGTAATTGGCAGGATTTTGCAAACGCGGGTCATCATAAGGACTTGCAAGTGGATATCGGTATTCATTCGGAATATCCATATTTGTCTCAAATATCTTATAATAGTCCAATCTGACTCCAATCCGAATTCTACGACCAGCAATAAAACTAGCTTCTAACCCACCAAAGGCGGTCGGATTCCAGCGGGCGGTATCGGCAGGACGGGCCACCACATAGGCAGAACCACCACCCCCTTTCACAAAAAATTGGATGGGAAGTTCAATGGGAATTTTATAAGCTAAAGCGGCATAGAGGGGCATGGCTGTGAGAGCCCGTTCTGATCTAGACAAAAATACAGCATAAGAACCACCGATTTCTGTATAAAAAATCCAAGGCCAAGGCATTCGGGCATAAAATCCTCCGCCGAGTGTAGTGTCCAAAATGCGAACGGTAGGTGTTCCAGGCATTGGGTTTGCGGCCCCAACCCATCCCCCAATTTCATACCTTCGTTTGTTGTATTCCTCTAAGGTTTGTGCGGAAAGAAGACCGGAAAATAGAGTGAGTGCTAGAAAAAGGCTAAGGAAGAGTGATTTTATACAATTCATGAATTTCCGGATAATCTTCGTAATATGCGCGGACAAAATAGAGTCCGTCCGGCGGGAGGGTGATCCCTGCAATCGTACGGTTCTTCTCTTCCAAAATGGAGCCGATGGATCTAGATTTCCAACGTCCCTTTCCAATGTCTAGTAAAGTTCCGACAGTAATACGAACCATATTGTGCATAAATCCATTGGCACGAATTCGGATTTGGATCCAATCGGATGTCAATCGTTCCAAACGAATGTCAAAGATATTCCTAATGGCACGTTTTCCGGCCATTGACTTTGCTTTGGTAAGAGAACGAAAGTCCTTCTCACCAATGAGATTTTTTAGTTGGTTTTCTACAAAATCCCAATCAACAGGGTGTTTCTCCCAATAGGCTCTCCCTTCTACAAAACTACTTTCATATTTGCTATAATAGATTTTGTAGATGTATTCTCTTCCTGTGCAACTAAATCGCGAATGGAACTCTTTGGGAACTTCGACAATGTTTTTTACCGAAACCCCTTTTTTGGTGAGTGCATTCACAGACACCAGGAATTTGTGAAAGTTCGGAATGGGGGATTCTGTTTTGAAATTACACACCATGCCCAATGCATGGACACCGGTATCTGTTCTTCCTGCGACTGACAAAGGTGATGCGGGATTTTTGTTTAAAATAATGGCAAGAGCAGATTCAATGGAGGATTGAACCGTGGGAATGTCTTTTTGTTTCTGCCAACCGTAAAAATGATTACCGTCGTATTCGACGAGAAGAGCGTAGTTGGGCAAACCCTTAC contains:
- a CDS encoding adenylate/guanylate cyclase domain-containing protein produces the protein MKTILLKLRSLFSKDTLSSGELQFPIRYKLLLITSIVLLISMSGIIFLASYFFRKDSEVRVKENNIKINEILSLKVKSDLHSMKQDVHITASAILRSPGSVNAIAKELFEEDQNFLLIGAYDVSLNPKFEALNDEFLQKYDYQKTEVRGLLRTIQPKLKKAFSGTTVIWNASPHFRHPILCLSFPLSESKDTHTILVTLVKLDSLLDAFQTSGPVETFLVSEDGSVLAHPDAKVVLSGINLNDLPIVERMKKSTVDNGQFRYESKDGVSYLGSFKKLGLGGVGVISEVREAKIFEEVNNIQKRNVYILIVSLALSFIVVYIFAKSLSTPILKLVDASEEIRRGNYHIELHATTHDEIGTLTKSFVSMGRGLEEREKLKDSFGRFVNQDIAELAAKGKLSIGGQRKHCTIFFSDIRSFTAISEKLQPEEVVEFLNQYMTEMVKCVQDTGGTVDKFIGDAIMATWGALRDSKQHAKSSVEAALRMRDKLIEFNEGRGTVKKPIIQIGCGINTGYVIAGQIGSSDKMEYTVIGDSVNLASRVESLNKETHTDILITESTYQEIKSDYHVISMGEIELKGKSKAQKVYAVLGRKSDPNYPKSLSELQKLVGITVTKKGKK
- a CDS encoding LIC11270 family surface protein — translated: MKSHLLPVLILFLNVFLFIDCKTKLDLGEESKLPVVSTLFNNRMLLLLKGTYATDNPLDWSELNNGTGDLYIDAQGEGLDPTMTLVNQPKVGNIPIFLDIGEVRISSKYVKGLNELTQIRDTVDSNKFWDYIAPNRQVFCTVTYSFDNNTCTESNGIMKASDFFNGIGAQFPSNDPSSQTESWETALSTGQPWLGRQYYYAAIYFRSLVTGYALDAGLPVTGRFDNRPIVNGLNIVPRNNYVAGTTSSAKSTIVPKMFPTLYSQLPTQSDMQIRDGFDPYILEVRINLKENLMLHSYLTSRSTTVTYVGVSDVFYDHKGEGDAGGNILTRARVIYPETASSLTISGGNNSLLHYYGIFRYQETEFINVLPLAATPAKQGAKIKYLNPGTYKAVCLGDLTKQDGYPDTVVRETTFSIPEYPFRETYNINLTCP
- the truA gene encoding tRNA pseudouridine(38-40) synthase TruA; the encoded protein is MPNYALLVEYDGNHFYGWQKQKDIPTVQSSIESALAIILNKNPASPLSVAGRTDTGVHALGMVCNFKTESPIPNFHKFLVSVNALTKKGVSVKNIVEVPKEFHSRFSCTGREYIYKIYYSKYESSFVEGRAYWEKHPVDWDFVENQLKNLIGEKDFRSLTKAKSMAGKRAIRNIFDIRLERLTSDWIQIRIRANGFMHNMVRITVGTLLDIGKGRWKSRSIGSILEEKNRTIAGITLPPDGLYFVRAYYEDYPEIHELYKITLP